One window of Triticum dicoccoides isolate Atlit2015 ecotype Zavitan chromosome 5A, WEW_v2.0, whole genome shotgun sequence genomic DNA carries:
- the LOC119301063 gene encoding protein unc-50 homolog, with protein sequence MLPTTASKGRGAARSAPPLFGPYLRRIVKWQQMDIEYTFWQMVHLCTSPKVVYQHTKYHKQTKNQWARDDPAFIVILILFLVFATSAYCAAFGESAPHAALTIISVVFVHFLFAGLVLATLCWFLTNSYLREEPNSHVVEQRVEWLYAFDVHCNSFFPAFVILYVLQYFLSPLLIAHGFLPALLSNLLFMVAISYYHYLNFLGYDVLPFLDRTTFFLYPIGLVIILSPLMILIGFNPTRYFLSLYFR encoded by the exons ATGCTGCCCACGACGGCGTCCAAGGGCCGCGGGGCCGCCCGCTCCGCCCCGCCGCTCTTCGGCCCGTATCTCCGCCGTATCGTCAAG TGGCAGCAAATGGATATCGAATACACGTTTTGGCAAATGGTTCATCTCTGTACTTCACCAAAAGTAGT CTATCAGCACACCAAATATCACAAGC AAACAAAGAACCAGTGGGCTAGGGATGATCCTGCATTTATTGTCATTCTAATTCTTTTCCTTGTGTTTGCGACATCAGCTTACTGTGCAGC GTTTGGAGAGAGTGCGCCGCATGCTGCTTTAACAATCATCTCGGTTGTGTTTGTCCATTTCTTGTTTGCTGGGCTAGTTTTGGCCACACTTTGCTG GTTTCTTACCAATTCTTATCTGAGGGAGGAACCTAATAGCCATGTGGTCGAACAACGTGTCGAGTG GCTCTATGCATTTGATGTTCACTGCAACTCGTTCTTCCCTGCATTCGTCATCCTATATG TGCTTCAATACTTTTTGTCGCCTCTGTTGATCGCTCATGGATTCTTGCCTGCCCTATTATCAAACCTCCTGTTCATGGTGGCAATTTCTTATTATCACTATCTGAACTTTCTAGGATATGATG TTCTTCCATTTTTGGACCGAACGACATTTTTCTTGTACCCAATCGGACTTGTCATCATACTATCGCCACTCA TGATACTCATAGGGTTTAATCCAACAAGATACTTTCTGAGCTTGTACTTCCGGTAA